TCATGCCAATGTTTACAGCACTTCTGCTGATGATGACACTTGTCGTATTGCCCATATTCCCTGCCCCTCTGCAGATGGCGACTTATAATGGTCATAATCTGAAGTATTCTTATCCATACCAGTGTTTTAAAACGCAGTAATgtgattttgatttttgttaTACGTACCAGTTATCGCTAGTGACTGAtagggtggtgtaaatccaaagTAGGGTCCATTcaggcagcagtctgtaagtcCCTAGAGAACctcgtatggtgatctaccttcagtgaCTGGTGTTTCTGTTGCACATTGCTATATTTTTCTCTGTAGTGATACCTTTGTATgattacatgctagttttaaatgttTGTCTGTGGTAGTATATTAGCTATTTGCTGTCTTTCGTTAACAGGTTGATCAGCTAAGTTTACTTTAATATGGATCTCTCatagtcactatatggctgaattaCAGCCGATGTGACTTtgaatatactcactcactcactcactcactctctcaatcaCTCACACCCATGTGAAGATCCGAATGAGAAAGTACGAGTAATTCATGCTTATTAATTTCAGGATCGGGTTATCTGGTTGGTTTCATTGGTGAATGCTTGTATTCGTATCCAAATTACACAGACTGTTGTGTGATTACCCTTGAGTCAATGCATCTCCAATTGAAAAGCTTCTAGgcaacgcttcaaccactagtttCCCTGAAACCTTGGCCCTGGAGATACGTATTCTACAGGTCAAGTATCTActtattatttgtatttttcacaATTCTACAGCCATGGCCAATGGAAAATACATTGCGGTGTTTCTAACTCTGATTTCGTTCAGCGGATTCATTACCTTCTGTAAGTATTCACTAAGTGTGATAACAACACCTTACTATGATATTACCAATATTTCAAATGTCTTTAATCAATAACTCAATTTAGTCAAACTGACGGTTATTCCAGTTCACATCTTTCGTGGGGATTGGGAAAGGTATCACATTTATTCATAATATAATTATCCTATTTCTTTATTCAGGCATGCCAGCTCCTGAGAGAGTATCGTAAGTCCATGCCAGTTAAAGAGCATTGCATCAACCACCGTTGTCGAATATTTGTTAacctatgaagatccgggttacaacgGGTCTTCACCAACCCGtgtctgtcgtaagaggcggttGAGgtgatctggtggtcagattcaatgacttggttgaggCAAGTTAATCCATGGTCATGCCacttgtgaccgggtgtaaaaaactTGGAGTCAACCTTGGTTTGCTTTTGCAGGTGTTTGTGAAGGTCTTTTCCCAAAAGCTGGTGTGGTGTTGTTACAATGGATCAAGCAATAAAAGTCAATGCATTTGATTGGTGTACAATAGTGTGGAATGGCCCACAAACGTCgtgaaaacaacaaagaaacaattgATATCCATGACATTTTGTCGTAcattagaataccgacttctaaatgcctctcaagaacctttATATGGATCGTTTTGGTACTTTTATTTTCCAAGAAATAAACACAAATCTCTTTCTTCAGCATCATATTTCAAGTGGACAATCAGGCTGGAGGTGCTGCAAACACCAAAGGTACATCTTTAGTTTCATAATACTCTAAATTGTCAAACACCATTGAAAAGCCTTTTAGTATGAGATTTCTTGTGGCTTGAGAGTGCAGATATAAAATAATGACCACTTTAAGTggcaatgcattttattcatttcacaaaacaacgCACATTACTTTATGGATATTAGTGTGTGcttgagttagttttacgcagcactcagcagtatttcaccTTTATGGCTCCGGTTTgtgaaataatcgaatctgaaagtgacaatccactgatcaacagcataagcgtCGATTTACGTACTTGGGAGACAatcacacgtgtcaaccaagggGGCATGGTGGGAGAGCTGGCTAAggcaccaggctagtgatccagcgaggttgaggtgtcgggatcgagccctcCTGTGACCGGATGTAAAagccttggagtcagctttgtgtgcagactctttcggtgttgtcacaacctctagtgtacagtacacaaccctgtgcacttaaaagaacccacgaatccgttggtatatgaccaggtggtggccacatgaacacgtgcatactcctagttgcgggtacagcagtaaacttggacaaagacTATATGTTCCAGTCcactgtcaattgggtacctcgttaggatgagagagccataataaactcggtgcgcctagtggcagcaagagttgtatactccacagggagttgagattgaaatacgatgtgtttttgagattgacatccagtgatcgagggaaaaatacaagCGCCCTGAGCATGCACTAGTActtggatatgtgcgctatataaatatccaatctatctatctaagcGAAATAAACCAGTTCAGTGAAGATTggttctaccctggaccttcatgggtcttcaTGGATAAGGATTCCCTGCTTCTTGTCTGATGCTGAAGATCAACTAGGACCCGGAGCTTTCATGGCATTGTGATTGTACTTAATGGCCACTTATAGTAAATCTAGCTGGCTGTGTTGACGAACCATTACTCCAAGGTTTCTcatattgttattgttgaagTTGGGGAACATTCAGGAAGTACAAGCTTTCACAAACTTTCCAAAGACATACATCATATGGACGCACCATCATTTCTCTATATCACCATCCGTGAACACAACTCATGGGTTGCACATGTACAAAAGTACAACACAGTGGACCGTTGTACACAGTAGCGTGGggttttattttcaatttaaacgCTTTTCAAGGAAGTCGATAATCATTGTATATACGTACACCATTAACTTTGACAACCAACTTGCATCATCACACAGTTGTCAGTATTTGTTTCTACCcgggtgtttgtttgtttgtttgtttgtgttcgtTGCATGTCTGGCAAAGGATAattgttcatgttttattttatgtttcagtCTTGGCAAGGTGCCGACTCAGGGGTGAAGTGGCATTCCATACAAGTGACATATAACATAGACAAGCGTAcaaataaagtgagtgagtgagtgacaaatgAAATACGTGATGCATGTGATTAAAAACCAACTGCACCGCAACTACACTGTTCCTAAGCTCCTCTCAACTTTCTGCCTACTCTATACGCATTTACCTTGAGGACGCCCAGCGATGTTGCGCGTTTTCAATACGTGCGCAAAATTTAGCAATGATGAATATGATTTggagattttacgtgcgcttttCGGTATAAATATATAGTATGCACATACCCATACAACAGTTTAAAGCGGGCAGCAGTTTATGAAAGtcatattttcaatatattGTGCATTTTGCTCTCAGTTTATGGGACTAAATGTAACATAAATAAGACCATCTAGTAAATTACATCATTAGACACGAATGGAGTCTATTAAGTCAATCTTCCTTCACATACCGCTTAGGCTATCATTTTTATTAGTTCCTTAGCTTGTGAAGCGGGGATGCACAGTGCCCCATGAAAAATAGAGTATGGAAGCCGAATCGTTTGTCGGGTACTTTTTAAGTACAAGTTATACTTTGATACCCACAAAATCAAGGAAAATACACGATGAAATATGGAGTATAATATCGAACATTTGGAATTACGGAAACTGTTCTGGAACTTGCACTTGGCCACATTCACACGAACTATATTTGTTCAGTAAGACCTCTTATGGATTAATGTTCTTTAATCTTTTTCACAAAACGTTTTGGGTTCATTCCAGATCCCCGCATCAGGTGAGGACTATTTTCTTCCGTTCACCTGATGAAAGGATCTGGGAAGACCCCGAAAGTAAGTATTCCTGGTTTAAGTACTGAGGATGTTTTCTCCCTGAATTATAAGAATTATCATTTTTTGCAGATTCTTTCTCAAAGCATTGACGATCCTTCTTTGGTCAAACCAGAAATCACAGTGGTTACAGCCTATTTCAACATCGGCTCCTTCGCCAAAGGAAGTGGGGCTAACATGTTTACgccaaacaaatatatacactggatGAATGTTTTTGGCAACATTAAAAACAACCTTGTCGCATTTACCGATTCGCAGGATGTGTACGACCTCTTCATAAACCTGAAACGCATGTTTCCCAGCAATATGACGAAAGTGTTCCTGATAGACAGATACAACCTTTGGTCCTTCTCTTTGGCCGAAGAAATCCGGAGTATCTACAAGCAGCCCAACTATCCAAGGCATCAACCGAACACAGTCAACGAGAACTACTCATGTGCAATGCATGCTAAGTTTGAATTGGTCAATAAAGTTTTAGCGGAGGAGCTGTttccaacaaaatatttctgctGGCTAGATACTGGACTCTTCCGGAGTATCGCTGATGACAAGAAAACCTTCAAGCTCCAGATTCCCAAAGAATGGGATCAACGGAAAGTGGCCTACAGTGCAGTATCCCCCTTCAACAAACAGGAGACAATCGCAAAGGTTATTAAAAACAATATGGTATGGGTTGGAGGCGCCATGTATTTAGGAACACCTGAAGTGCTTCACAACTACACACAAGACTACATGAATACAGTCAAGATGCTGATAAAGCAACGCTTGATGAATACGGATCAGCAAGTTATATATTCCATGTACCTGCCATCCTCACTGGTTAAACCCCGAGTCCAGATACAAACATTCTCCCGGCAGCATAATCCTTTTGACTATTGGTTCTATCTTGGATACCTGTGCAGGGAGACATGGTTAAAAACCCAAACTCCTGTGAATAAAACAGTCTACAAAAGTTGCAGCCTTTTGCCATAGCTCTCTCAGTTGGTCCCCTAAACACTTATTAATTACAGAAATCTATAGTTTAGACGTAATTTGgggtttttattgttttttgttgtttttattgtttttttgtttttgtcgtttttgtctttgttttattttattatcttatttttttatttatttttttgcatGAGTTTCGTAGGCAGGTTTTTATCCTTCAAATCCTTTTCCCGAGTTTCCATGCAACGTTACTCGGTTaccgattttgataattttaaatttattcacaGGGGAATTTGTCTGGCTTTATTTCAGTAAGAATCGCGGCTATATATTCCACAATTTCCAGAATTCGACCATAAACGAGAGTGGGGTGTTTGTGCGtgttacatccctttctttctttatatgtatacgctgtgatgtagaggaaggacaatAGTGTTGTAGTCTGAGTCAGCTGAAGGAGTTCATTATCACAGGAATGTTACCACTCTCCGGGAATTTCATTATATTGGAGTGAATCgtacaaagggagataatcacgTCTATGTTGTAAACACGTATCCACCGGTGAGTGAAGAGTTGGCTACCTAGTACAACTCAAAGCATCCACACTTTGTTCACATCATTCACCAAACGTAAAAGAGAAAACTACTTCCACTTCCACTACTTGTCCCTGATACGAGGGAAATGCGACGAAAACAGAAGTTCATGTGCTGATTAAGAtggagagccacttcactgctcaacacctggaacctgCCGATTACCTGATTGAGAGTACTAAGTgctattcacgcctgatatccctaGCAGGTCTCGGGGATTACAGGATTCAggattttttattttcataaatccTACAAAATGATATGGAAAACATACATGCTTTCGATGAATACAATGTGCATCAATGGCTGTTATGCATGTGAATATAATATAGATGTACAACTAAAACAGGGATAATACAATTTGCGTTAAATAAGACAATTTTTGAAGAAAGGATAATAGTCAGATTTCATCAGGAAAACAAATCTATCAATATTGGGATTATTGCAAAACTACCTAGGGAGAATACGTTTTCTTACATCATCTAGAGCTCTGCATGATAGGAAAATATGAAATTCGTCACATATAACGTTGTGGTTACAGACTGTACATGGTTTATTTTCTGTGTCAATATTTCACCATCTGCCGGTTTCAGTCGGTAATCTGTGATTACATGTTCTTAATTTTGTTAACCAAACACGTTTCAATGGGAGGCTGGTTAAATAAGGTTCTAGATGGGGGGTATTCTTTATAAGGAGTAATGCTTACTTTTTGATGAGTTTTGAAGGTCGGCATTCCATGACTGCTTAAACTGATCTATAAGTGTGTATTTAACAGAGTGTTTCAGCCAGACCGCGGAAGGGAAACTTTGGGACCGTCATATGTATGATAATCCAACATTTTGAagtatatttttacaatatttaaAAGATCACGTTGAATGTCCACACAAGTGGACACATTAGCCATTACATTATATACTGTATGAGATAACTTATGTGATTATGTAATGACTTTACACCGGTAGTTTATAATTCTGGTggccggtggggtagcgtagtggttaaggcgttcgctcgtcacgccgaagacccgggttcgattccccacatgggcacaatgtgtgaagccgattttctggtgtccgccgccgtgatattgctggaatattgctaaaagcggcgtaaaacttaactcgctcactcactataattcTAGTTTTAATCATTACTTCCCCATAAACCATAAAATTTGGAGTAGATTGTCGTATTTtaagtatatatttacatactttcAAGTGCGGTCTTTTTGTAGAATAGTTGCATTTTCATACTCGCAATCCTCTCACCCATATAATAAAATTGGGGAAATGCATTGAGTTTCAGCTGACAGTTGGGATTTCAAGATGcctgggatggtggggtagcctagtgatcaaAGTGTTCGTTCTCTACATAGCTTTTGGAAAAGATTACAATTTTGGTTTTATCTAAGTTAACCTTAAATTtccacaatatacaatatgtTGTGAAATTGTCTAAGCTTAATTGTAATTCTTCAGCACTTTCAGATAGCAAGACAGTGTCATCTGCATACAATAGTGCAAATAATTTTATATGCAAGCCAAGCTGTTCTTTAATGAAACAATTTACAATACTAAGTCCCGTTACATAAAAAGGGACTGTTCACATAAAAACGTTTCAAGATCGTTAAGGTAAAGAACAAATAAGAACAGAGATAATTTTTCACCCTGTCTAACGCCAGTATGACAGTGACAGAGTGGCGAAGAAGAATTACCTTGTTTTGCACACGATTTAATTTGTTGATACATAGTACGAATTATCTTAAAACATTTGCTGCTTATATTACTTTTGATCATTTTAGTTCATAAGCCCTGTCTCCAAACAGTGTCAGAGGCCTGGCTAATGTCTATGAAAGCACAATAGAGTTCTTTATTAAGACCCTTGTATATATACAAGTAAACACCATCTGCAAGTAGAATATGCTTCACGGAAACCGGCTTGTGCTGTACTTATAAGTTCAATGGAATGTGAAAGTTTTGTAACCTCTCCGATAGTATGGAAGTAAAATCTCTGCCCAAGCAGCTTACACTTGTTATATGTAATTATTAGGATTGTACGAGCACCCTTTATTCTTACAGAGTGGTCTGATGTAACCGACTGACCAAGATTCAGGTACATATACATAGTTAAACACACCGTTAAACAATCTAACATATACAAGCATGAGAACATCAAGCGTTGGTTTTATATATTCATTGTGTATACCGTCAATACCTCAAGTCATGTTGTTGAGCGCTTTCACTGCACAAGTTATATCCATTCCAGTAATTGGATTATGTAACATATCACATTCAGTCATGTCGATGTTTACCCCATCGCTTTCGTCAGTCTCATTCATACTTTTATATTGGTAAAAAGTGCTTCATTAACTGAATAGTGACATTATTATCACGCTTTTTGTGAAAGATTTTAAAATATTCCAAAACGTTTTGGGATTAGATTTTTGTGTCGATCGTAATTTTTCTGCAGTTTGCCTTTTGGAGGTTTGATGTGCCTGTTTTAGGATTCTATTATAGTATTTGCAGGCCGTGATAAACATTTTGAAGTGTGTATCGGATTTATTTTTGCTA
This genomic stretch from Haliotis asinina isolate JCU_RB_2024 chromosome 4, JCU_Hal_asi_v2, whole genome shotgun sequence harbors:
- the LOC137280829 gene encoding uncharacterized protein; the encoded protein is MVAGAAETENVGDDVVDVTVAAAVADRRFLCIILSTRASISDDVLCVSWQGADSGVKWHSIQVTYNIDKRTNKILSQSIDDPSLVKPEITVVTAYFNIGSFAKGSGANMFTPNKYIHWMNVFGNIKNNLVAFTDSQDVYDLFINLKRMFPSNMTKVFLIDRYNLWSFSLAEEIRSIYKQPNYPRHQPNTVNENYSCAMHAKFELVNKVLAEELFPTKYFCWLDTGLFRSIADDKKTFKLQIPKEWDQRKVAYSAVSPFNKQETIAKVIKNNMVWVGGAMYLGTPEVLHNYTQDYMNTVKMLIKQRLMNTDQQVIYSMYLPSSLVKPRVQIQTFSRQHNPFDYWFYLGYLCRETWLKTQTPVNKTVYKSCSLLP